Proteins from a genomic interval of Streptomyces sp. SID8374:
- a CDS encoding acyl-CoA dehydrogenase family protein, with protein sequence MSFFSLALTEEQQDLRNWVHGFAAQVVRPAAAEWDAREETPWPVIQEAARIGLYGFESLADLYGDPTGLSLQIANEELFWGDAGIGMALFGTSLAVAGIFASGTPDQLAEWVPQCYGDEDDPKVAAFCVSEPQAGSDVSAMTTRARYDEASDEWVISGQKAWITNGGIAEIHVVVASVDPALGSRGQAAFVVPPGTKGLTAGRTVKKLGLRASHTADLFLDDVRVPGHCLLGGKEKLDTRLARAREGSTAKGQAAMATFEVSRPTVAAQALGIARAAYEYALEYAGEREAFGRPIIENQSIAFALADLRTEIEAVRLLIWQAAWMARNDRTFDAGQGSMSKLRAGELAVAATEKAVQILGGAGYSREHPVERMYRDAKIYTIFEGTSEIQRLVIARAISGRQIR encoded by the coding sequence ATGAGCTTCTTCTCGCTGGCGCTGACGGAGGAACAGCAGGACCTCCGTAACTGGGTGCACGGCTTCGCCGCCCAGGTGGTCCGCCCGGCGGCCGCCGAATGGGACGCCCGGGAGGAGACCCCCTGGCCCGTCATCCAGGAGGCCGCCCGGATCGGTCTGTACGGATTCGAATCGCTCGCCGATCTCTACGGCGACCCCACAGGACTCTCCCTCCAGATCGCCAACGAGGAGCTGTTCTGGGGTGACGCGGGCATCGGCATGGCCCTGTTCGGCACCTCGCTGGCGGTGGCCGGAATCTTCGCCTCCGGCACCCCCGACCAGCTAGCCGAGTGGGTGCCGCAGTGCTACGGCGACGAGGACGACCCGAAGGTCGCCGCCTTCTGCGTCTCGGAACCGCAGGCCGGGTCGGACGTCTCGGCGATGACGACCAGGGCCCGCTACGACGAAGCGTCCGACGAGTGGGTCATCTCCGGCCAGAAGGCGTGGATCACCAACGGCGGCATCGCCGAGATCCACGTCGTCGTCGCCTCGGTGGACCCCGCACTGGGCTCCCGCGGCCAGGCGGCGTTCGTCGTCCCGCCCGGCACGAAGGGCCTGACGGCCGGCCGCACGGTCAAGAAGCTGGGCCTGCGCGCCTCGCACACGGCGGACCTCTTCCTCGACGACGTACGCGTCCCCGGCCACTGCCTGCTCGGCGGAAAGGAGAAGCTGGACACCCGGCTCGCCCGCGCCCGCGAAGGCTCCACCGCCAAGGGCCAGGCGGCGATGGCCACCTTCGAGGTGAGCCGCCCGACCGTCGCCGCCCAGGCACTGGGCATCGCGCGCGCCGCATACGAATACGCCCTGGAGTACGCCGGTGAGCGCGAGGCCTTCGGCAGGCCGATCATCGAGAACCAGTCCATCGCCTTCGCCCTGGCCGACCTCCGTACCGAGATCGAAGCCGTACGCCTGCTGATCTGGCAGGCCGCCTGGATGGCCCGCAACGACCGCACCTTCGACGCGGGCCAGGGCTCCATGTCCAAGCTCCGGGCGGGCGAACTGGCGGTCGCGGCAACGGAGAAGGCGGTCCAGATCCTCGGCGGCGCGGGCTACAGCCGGGAACACCCGGTGGAGCGGATGTACCGCGACGCCAAGATCTACACCATCTTCGAAGGGACCAGCGAGATCCAGCGGCTGGTCATCGCCCGGGCGATCTCGGGCCGGCAGATCCGCTGA
- a CDS encoding SCP2 sterol-binding domain-containing protein, whose amino-acid sequence MSGENLANDLSALDFAAVSPEEFARIVKGLSARQLGEVMHGDLRTRVLGEVFGRMRQQFRPEAAGALTALIRWKITGESEEVYETAIADGTCEVTRGRSEGEPRTTLVMGDAEFLKLVSGNGNPVTMFMTRKLKVAGDVGLASGLTRYFDIPKA is encoded by the coding sequence GTGAGCGGCGAGAACCTCGCCAACGATCTCTCCGCACTCGACTTCGCGGCCGTCTCGCCCGAGGAGTTCGCCCGGATCGTCAAGGGCCTGTCCGCCCGGCAGCTCGGCGAGGTCATGCACGGCGACCTGCGGACCCGGGTGCTGGGCGAGGTCTTCGGCCGGATGCGGCAGCAGTTCCGGCCCGAGGCGGCCGGCGCTCTCACCGCCCTCATCCGCTGGAAGATCACCGGCGAGAGCGAGGAGGTCTACGAGACCGCGATAGCCGACGGCACCTGCGAGGTCACCCGGGGCCGCTCGGAGGGCGAGCCGCGCACCACCCTCGTCATGGGCGACGCGGAGTTCCTGAAGCTCGTCTCGGGCAACGGCAACCCCGTCACGATGTTCATGACGCGCAAGCTGAAGGTGGCCGGTGACGTCGGCCTGGCCTCGGGGCTGACCCGCTACTTCGACATCCCGAAGGCCTGA
- a CDS encoding helix-turn-helix domain-containing protein, protein MAHLIQPLDTDDPLGPLPQEFAAIMRPELPSLIKEIGVEVTRAYPEYARLLEGPNGQAIRVGVEQSLASFVDLVAEPTSPTTLRDDMCRRFGRFEAYEGRTMDTLQGAYRLGARVALRRAKKVGQSYHLSPTLMLSFADALFAYVDELESLSREGFLEVQSQSGEQSEALRRRLLHLILAGRPAPRSAIADLCEQTGWALPDEVTLVAVRAPAALDRLSADRDLLLDLSDPQPHLLVPGPLTDARRSMLEQALPAGHAAIGLTVPTALACDSIRWARRVLELVDSGVIDDAPLIRCEDHLITLWLLSDPALLDQLAHRELAAVAGISATRRERLIETLRIWLDTRGTAAQMGELLDVHPQTVRYRMRSLETIFGDQLVDPESRFATEAVLRALRLRTRSAGTSP, encoded by the coding sequence ATGGCACACCTCATACAGCCGTTGGACACCGATGACCCCCTGGGGCCGCTCCCCCAGGAATTCGCCGCGATCATGCGGCCCGAACTCCCCAGCCTCATCAAGGAAATCGGTGTCGAGGTGACCCGCGCCTATCCGGAATACGCCCGGCTGCTGGAGGGCCCGAACGGCCAGGCGATCCGGGTGGGCGTGGAGCAGAGCCTCGCCTCGTTCGTCGACCTGGTGGCCGAGCCCACGTCCCCCACCACGCTGCGGGACGACATGTGCCGGCGCTTCGGGCGGTTCGAGGCGTACGAGGGGCGGACGATGGACACCCTCCAGGGCGCCTACCGGCTCGGGGCGCGGGTGGCGCTGCGACGGGCCAAGAAGGTGGGGCAGAGCTACCACCTCTCCCCCACCCTGATGCTCAGCTTCGCCGACGCGCTCTTCGCCTACGTCGACGAGCTGGAATCGCTCTCCCGCGAGGGCTTCCTGGAGGTCCAGTCGCAGTCCGGGGAGCAGAGCGAGGCCTTGCGCCGCCGCCTGCTCCATCTGATCCTCGCCGGGCGCCCCGCGCCGCGCAGCGCCATCGCCGACCTGTGCGAGCAGACCGGCTGGGCCCTGCCCGACGAGGTGACCCTGGTCGCGGTGCGCGCCCCGGCCGCGCTGGACCGGCTCAGCGCCGACCGGGACCTCCTCCTCGACCTCAGCGACCCGCAGCCGCACCTGCTCGTCCCCGGGCCCCTGACCGACGCGCGAAGATCCATGCTGGAACAGGCGTTACCGGCCGGCCACGCGGCGATCGGGCTGACCGTGCCGACCGCCCTGGCCTGCGACTCGATCCGCTGGGCCCGCCGGGTGCTGGAGCTCGTCGACTCCGGCGTGATCGACGACGCCCCGCTGATCCGCTGCGAGGACCACCTCATCACCCTGTGGCTGCTCTCCGACCCCGCCCTGCTGGACCAGCTCGCCCACCGGGAGCTGGCCGCAGTGGCGGGGATCAGCGCCACCCGCCGTGAACGGCTGATCGAGACGCTCCGGATCTGGCTGGACACCCGGGGCACGGCGGCCCAGATGGGCGAACTCCTCGATGTACACCCGCAGACCGTGCGCTACCGCATGCGCAGCCTGGAGACCATCTTCGGTGATCAACTCGTCGACCCGGAAAGCCGTTTCGCGACGGAGGCCGTGCTGCGCGCGTTACGGCTGCGCACCCGCTCGGCCGGCACATCCCCCTGA
- a CDS encoding DUF6801 domain-containing protein gives MTVDARAAVRRPLHLAVGGALVVATALIPSAESVAADQTSEVTLPYTCQFPSGTEKADVAVRAVLPVSARTGEEIRPGDVSVEVALERSALAQFTAVEAATLSAVAELTVRNTVGEHTADASWQQLEAPAVTLPPGGEEGVVLAATGDVPTVTFSTPGRAIIAPAALSLTFASFTQDGTPTSPPELAVACEPADDEERPLARITVRDSAGPTAPSPGPDDPAPGKDPAEKPGKPSRPAPGLDPDAHRKIDDLTEARLEALDDEDPGSCPIEIPPEWVMTTAETYAAGYANAVKLDGAAALGPAFMKVVLNKRYINDSCASTVDVTSEVEFAYEGKRQLPPTKATFLSYGFMPTTATMVLEQVGPPAVVQTHTVTNTPTYPEESTVTAQLSMRLYDVKVNGVPLDVGPNCRTERPFEQVLKGYGQSYPPAGYLVAYGGNLTGYAHIPPFKGCGVGENLDPLFTSAISSVGKKADNYTKMTQAPLCVATNPDGPDCPPKVPKPER, from the coding sequence ATGACCGTCGATGCACGCGCCGCGGTGAGGCGACCGCTCCACCTGGCCGTGGGCGGGGCACTCGTCGTCGCCACCGCGCTCATTCCGAGCGCCGAATCGGTGGCGGCCGACCAGACGTCCGAAGTCACCCTTCCCTATACGTGCCAGTTCCCCTCCGGCACGGAGAAGGCCGACGTCGCGGTCCGGGCGGTGCTGCCTGTCTCGGCCCGGACGGGGGAGGAGATCCGCCCCGGTGACGTCTCCGTCGAGGTGGCGCTGGAACGGTCGGCGCTGGCGCAGTTCACGGCAGTGGAGGCGGCCACCCTCTCGGCCGTCGCCGAGCTGACCGTACGCAACACCGTCGGCGAACACACCGCCGACGCCTCATGGCAGCAGCTCGAAGCTCCGGCGGTCACCCTGCCGCCGGGGGGCGAGGAGGGTGTGGTGCTCGCCGCCACCGGCGACGTACCCACCGTCACGTTCTCCACCCCCGGCCGCGCCATCATCGCCCCGGCCGCGCTCAGCCTCACCTTCGCCTCCTTCACCCAGGACGGCACCCCGACCTCGCCCCCGGAGCTCGCCGTCGCCTGCGAACCCGCCGACGACGAGGAGCGCCCGCTCGCCCGCATCACCGTCCGCGACAGCGCCGGTCCGACGGCCCCGTCGCCGGGCCCGGACGACCCGGCGCCCGGAAAGGACCCGGCCGAGAAGCCCGGCAAGCCGTCCCGTCCGGCCCCCGGACTCGACCCGGACGCCCACCGGAAGATCGACGACCTCACCGAGGCGCGCCTCGAAGCCCTCGACGACGAGGACCCCGGCAGCTGCCCGATCGAGATCCCGCCCGAGTGGGTGATGACCACGGCGGAGACGTACGCGGCCGGGTACGCCAACGCCGTGAAGCTGGACGGAGCGGCAGCGCTGGGTCCGGCCTTCATGAAGGTGGTCCTCAACAAGCGGTACATCAACGACTCCTGCGCCTCGACCGTCGACGTCACCTCCGAGGTGGAGTTCGCGTACGAGGGCAAGCGGCAGCTCCCGCCGACGAAGGCCACCTTCCTCAGCTACGGGTTCATGCCGACCACCGCCACGATGGTGCTGGAACAGGTGGGGCCGCCGGCCGTCGTCCAGACCCACACGGTCACCAACACCCCGACCTACCCCGAGGAATCCACGGTCACCGCCCAGCTCTCCATGCGCCTGTACGACGTGAAGGTGAACGGTGTTCCGCTGGACGTCGGCCCGAACTGCCGCACGGAACGGCCCTTCGAGCAGGTCCTGAAGGGATACGGCCAGAGCTATCCGCCGGCCGGTTATCTCGTGGCGTACGGCGGAAATCTGACCGGCTACGCGCATATCCCGCCGTTCAAGGGGTGCGGGGTCGGCGAGAATCTCGACCCGCTCTTCACCTCCGCCATCTCCAGCGTCGGCAAGAAGGCCGACAACTACACCAAGATGACGCAGGCCCCGCTCTGTGTGGCGACCAACCCGGACGGGCCGGACTGCCCGCCGAAGGTGCCGAAGCCCGAGCGGTGA
- a CDS encoding ATP-binding cassette domain-containing protein — translation MGIEVVVEGLTKSFGKQNIWQDVSLTLPAGEVSVMLGPSGTGKTVFLKSIIGLLKPEQGRVLINGVDMVNSSERDIMETRKLFGLMFQDGALFGSMSLFDNIAFPLREHTRKKESEIRRIVMERIDIVGLLGAEGKLPGEISGGMRKRAGLARALVLDPQIILCDEPDSGLDPVRTAYLSQLLIDLNAQIDATMLIVTHNLDIAATVPDNMGMLFCRNLVTFGPREVLLTSDTPVVSQFLAGRREGPIGMSEEKDAATLAAEQQRNDSLGGTATIAAPRTVVPQLEPSPGMPVRQGALRRRERVMAMMGQLPEAARTAILNSYAPAGGARA, via the coding sequence ATGGGAATCGAAGTAGTCGTCGAGGGCCTGACCAAATCCTTCGGCAAGCAGAACATCTGGCAGGACGTCAGCCTCACGCTGCCCGCCGGTGAAGTGAGTGTCATGCTCGGCCCTTCCGGCACCGGAAAGACCGTGTTCCTGAAATCCATCATCGGACTGCTCAAGCCCGAACAGGGTCGCGTCCTCATCAACGGCGTCGACATGGTGAACAGCTCCGAGCGCGACATCATGGAGACGCGGAAGCTCTTCGGCCTCATGTTCCAGGACGGGGCCCTCTTCGGCTCCATGTCCCTCTTCGACAACATAGCCTTCCCGCTGCGCGAGCACACCCGCAAGAAGGAATCCGAGATCCGCCGCATCGTCATGGAGCGGATCGACATCGTCGGACTGCTGGGCGCCGAGGGGAAGCTCCCGGGCGAGATATCCGGCGGCATGCGCAAACGCGCCGGCCTCGCCCGGGCCCTCGTCCTGGACCCGCAGATCATCCTCTGCGACGAACCGGACTCCGGACTCGACCCGGTCCGCACCGCGTACCTCTCGCAGCTCCTCATCGACCTCAACGCGCAGATCGACGCGACGATGCTGATCGTCACCCACAACCTCGACATCGCGGCGACCGTCCCGGACAACATGGGGATGCTGTTCTGCCGCAACCTCGTCACCTTCGGGCCGCGCGAGGTGCTCCTCACCAGCGACACCCCGGTCGTCTCGCAGTTCCTCGCCGGACGCCGTGAGGGCCCCATCGGGATGTCCGAGGAGAAGGACGCCGCCACGCTCGCCGCCGAGCAGCAACGTAACGACTCCCTCGGCGGCACGGCCACGATCGCCGCTCCCCGGACCGTCGTCCCGCAGCTGGAGCCCTCGCCCGGGATGCCGGTACGCCAAGGGGCGCTGCGCCGCCGGGAGCGGGTCATGGCGATGATGGGCCAGCTGCCGGAGGCCGCCCGTACGGCCATCCTCAACAGCTACGCCCCGGCGGGGGGTGCGAGAGCGTGA